TTTCAGATCGCGAGATGGAAGAGCAAGTGTTGGATTCCATGGACTTGGAGCGTGAAAGAGGCATTACCATCAAGGCCCAGACCGTAGCATTGCAATATAAAGCAAGAAATGGTCAAGTTTATTTGCTAAATCTGATTGACACACCCGGACATGTCGATTTCTCTTATGAAGTTTCACGTTCACTGGCGGCTTGCGAAGGTGCATTGCTGGTAGTTGACGCGTCGCAAGGTGTGGAAGCGCAGACAGTCGCCAATTGCTATACCGCAATTGAGCAGGGTGTCGAAGTTATTCCAGTATTAAATAAGATCGATTTGCCGGCGGCGGATCCCGATCGCGTCATCCAAAACATTGAAGATGTCATTGGAATTGATGCGCAAGATGCAGTGCGTGTCAGCGCCAAGACCGGGCAAGGTGTTGAAGATGTGCTGGAAGCTTTGATCGCAAAGATTCCCGGTCCCGCCGGTGACCCGAATGCGCCGCTTAAAGCACTGATTATCGATTCATGGTTTGATAATTATGTCGGTGTCGTGGTTTTGGTCAGAGTGATGGAAGGCACGCTTAAACCGGGTGAGAAGATGTTGCTGATGGCGACGAAAGCCGAGCATCTGTGCGAACAGGTGGGCGTATTTGTTCCCAAATCCCTGCAACGCGAATCTCTCAGTGCAGGGGAAGTGGGATTTATCATTTCCGGTATTAAAGAGCTCGATGCGGCAAAAGTGGGCGATACGATAACTTCTGTTTCGCGCCCGGCGGATAAACCGCTACAGGGCTTCAAGGAGATCAAGCCGCAAGTGTTTGCCGGGTTATATCCGGTCGAATCCAATCAATACGATGCATTGCGTTCAGCGCTTGAGAAACTGAAACTAAACGATTCATCGCTGCATTTCGAACCAGAAGTTTCGCAAGCGCTGGGTTTTGGTTTCCGTTGCGGTTTTCTGGGGTTGCTGCATATGGATATCGTGCAGGAACGGCTGGAACGCGAATACGATATGGATTTGATTACCACTGCGCCAACCGTGATTTATCAAGTGCTGATGCGAGACGGGTCGGTCATTGAAATTGAAAACCCATCCAAGATTCCCGATCTTTCAAAAATCGCTGAGATACGTGAACCGATCATCACTTCGACCATTATCGTACCGGAAGAATATCTTGGCGCCGTGATCAAGCTGTGCGTC
This is a stretch of genomic DNA from Nitrosomonas sp. sh817. It encodes these proteins:
- the lepA gene encoding translation elongation factor 4, translating into MQHIRNFSIIAHIDHGKSTLADRIIHLCGGLSDREMEEQVLDSMDLERERGITIKAQTVALQYKARNGQVYLLNLIDTPGHVDFSYEVSRSLAACEGALLVVDASQGVEAQTVANCYTAIEQGVEVIPVLNKIDLPAADPDRVIQNIEDVIGIDAQDAVRVSAKTGQGVEDVLEALIAKIPGPAGDPNAPLKALIIDSWFDNYVGVVVLVRVMEGTLKPGEKMLLMATKAEHLCEQVGVFVPKSLQRESLSAGEVGFIISGIKELDAAKVGDTITSVSRPADKPLQGFKEIKPQVFAGLYPVESNQYDALRSALEKLKLNDSSLHFEPEVSQALGFGFRCGFLGLLHMDIVQERLEREYDMDLITTAPTVIYQVLMRDGSVIEIENPSKIPDLSKIAEIREPIITSTIIVPEEYLGAVIKLCVSKRGNQTNMQYMGKQVMLTYEMPLNEVVMDFFDRLKSTSRGYASLDYEFKEFRASDLVKLDVLINGDKVDALSLIIHRSNSQYRGRELVQKMRELIPRQMFDIAVQAAIGAHIIARETVKALRKNVLAKCYGGDITRKRKLLEKQKAGKKRMKRVGNVEIPQEAFLAILQVDNK